The sequence below is a genomic window from bacterium.
CCGGCGGGCCGGTCTCGCCGCCCTCGGGCTTGACCCACGGGCTCCACGGCTTGATCCCGTCCTCGAAGGAGGCGTTCTGCGTCAGCACCTCCGTCTTGCCATCGGCGACGGCGAGCATGAAGCTCGCCTGCTGCGCCACGAGCGGGCTGTCGGACTTCGCCAGGCTTTCCACCTTCTGCCGCACCGCCCCGCCTTTCATGACATAGTCCATGACTGCCCACAGCCCTGCCCCGCCCCAGGTGTCGCCCGCCAGTGCCGCGAAGCGGTCTATCCCCAGCGGGTTCACCAACACCGGGTCCTTCGGGTACACCTCCAGCGCCAGGTGGCGCCGCCTTTGCGCCATCGCCATGGCCGTGGCCGAGTCGTCGAGTGCTCTGAGCGCATCGGCCTCCGTCGCCAGCGTCGGGGGCACCGCCGCGTTCGCCAGGTACGCCAGCGCCGAGGCCTCGTAGTACTGGAAGGCCTTCTCCAGCAACTCCGCCCGCGCCCGCTGCTTGGGCGTCTCGCACTTGGCGAGGCACGAGTCCAGCAGCCGCCGGCTCTCGGTGATGTCCTCCCGTTTCACGTCCGCCAGGTAGCCCGGACTGCCGAAGTTCAGGTACTGCCCGCCCTTGGAGAACCACTTGGAGTTCAGGATGTCCTGGGTCCAGAAGCGCTCCCAGATGGCGTAGTAGGCCGCCAGGTCCGGCGCGGCCTTAGGCCCGACGCAGCGGACGAACCACTCCTTGAGCAGCGTGTCCACATCCTGGTTCGGGTTCCACCACAGCCTCAGGAAGACGTACGGCTTGGGGCCCTCGCCCCAGTTGGGGTAGATCTCGGCATAGTGCGCCTTCACGCCCTGCTGCTGCGCGTAGCGCTCATACACGCCATTGTGGTGGAACCACACCCGCGGCAGGCAATAGGGCGTGCCATAGATGTAGTCATACCACCCCAGCGTCGGGCTGGCGGCATGCCAGGCCTCCGTGGCCGCATGGCCGTCGCGCTCGACCTCCGGGTCAATCCACTTCATCCGGTCATAGGTCATGTAGGGGATCAGCCGCTCGTGCACCTTGACGTGCTGGGGCGGCGCCGCCACCTCGCTGTACGCCAGGCAGCCGAACCACTTGTCCGGGTACTGCTTCAGCACCCCGGCGATGACCTGGTTGCACCAGTCGTAGTAGATGTCCGAGTAGTCATACATCCCCAGGAAGTTCTTCTGCTCCGGCAGGCGCGCCAGGCACTTCGGGCACCGGCAGTGCCCGCTGCTGTCGTTGACCCCCAGCGAGAACGACGGCGCCTCGGGGTGGTCCTTGAAGAACTGGCAAATCGCCTCAATCGCCACCTGCACCGTCCCCGGCTCGCTGAAGCACGGCTGCCAGCCGTGATAGTACTTGTCGGGGGGCAGGGTGCGCGTCTGCCCGTCCTTCATGGGGAAGAACTCGGGATGGGTCTTGGCATACAGCTCGGGCTTGAAGATGTTCTCGCCCAGGCTGTGATGGAAGCTCACGCGCCCGTGCATGCGGTTGCAGCGCGCCCAGTCCGCCTGCGGCGCCCCGCGCAGGCCGCTGAACAGCCGCGAGAAGAACACCGGTTGGTCCTGCAGCCTGCCCTCGCGGATGCGGATGGTCCGGGCGGCAGGCACGTCGGCCCCACTCTCCCCCGGCAGCAGCCACCGCACGCCAAGATACCGCTCGAGCAGGTCATAGACGCCGAACTCGGTGCCCCAGTCCGTCGGCCCACAGATGCTGACCGCCCGCCCCTTGGCGGTGATGACAAAGCCGTCGTCATCCAGCCCCTGGGGCAGGGAGGCGGGCCACAGCTTCGTCCGCCCGATCAGCACCAGCGGCTGCTTCGCATCGGCCTGT
It includes:
- a CDS encoding DUF4838 domain-containing protein, yielding MRRTALLAVMLLAAGCVFAADITLVREGKPLARIVLPAEASDQLKAVAGTLAAIIKEASGAELPIVAESDLQADAKQPLVLIGRTKLWPASLPQGLDDDGFVITAKGRAVSICGPTDWGTEFGVYDLLERYLGVRWLLPGESGADVPAARTIRIREGRLQDQPVFFSRLFSGLRGAPQADWARCNRMHGRVSFHHSLGENIFKPELYAKTHPEFFPMKDGQTRTLPPDKYYHGWQPCFSEPGTVQVAIEAICQFFKDHPEAPSFSLGVNDSSGHCRCPKCLARLPEQKNFLGMYDYSDIYYDWCNQVIAGVLKQYPDKWFGCLAYSEVAAPPQHVKVHERLIPYMTYDRMKWIDPEVERDGHAATEAWHAASPTLGWYDYIYGTPYCLPRVWFHHNGVYERYAQQQGVKAHYAEIYPNWGEGPKPYVFLRLWWNPNQDVDTLLKEWFVRCVGPKAAPDLAAYYAIWERFWTQDILNSKWFSKGGQYLNFGSPGYLADVKREDITESRRLLDSCLAKCETPKQRARAELLEKAFQYYEASALAYLANAAVPPTLATEADALRALDDSATAMAMAQRRRHLALEVYPKDPVLVNPLGIDRFAALAGDTWGGAGLWAVMDYVMKGGAVRQKVESLAKSDSPLVAQQASFMLAVADGKTEVLTQNASFEDGIKPWSPWVKPEGGETGPPVGKMVLSQDQAHTGKTSVLCDHMYRGGPVYGLPFPGPGRYVALAWAYVPAGQDVPKGTLELVITPRDEQGANLPNASTKISPTTGEWKLLVAAMEIPAELGGKAVKSLLVIPIVDSFQGGNVYLDDVSLHRLQ